Part of the Streptomyces sp. NBC_01353 genome, GGCGTACCCTCGCCCCGGTCGGGGTGGCCGGACAGCAGGTAGTAGCCGAGCCTGGCCACCGACCACAGGTCGTCACGGGTGTCGGCCGCGCCGCGGCCCGCGCGCTGTTCGGGCGAGGCCCAGGGCGCCGCGCCGAATACCTCGCGGGATTCGCCGGTGCGCAGCGCCGCGTACGGCTCGCACAGCCGCACATGGGTGCCGTCCCAGCGGACGGTGTCGGGTGCGATCGCCCGGTGCACCAGCTCGACCTCGCTCAGGAGGCGTACCGCGAGGGCGAGTTGGGCGATGATGTGCTGCTGTTCGTCACCGCCGAGGCGGTCCCTGCACTCGGCCAGCGACGTACCGCCCGGTGTCCGGTAGAGGACGAAGGGCTCGGCGCAGTCCAGGTCGAAGCCGATCACCCGGGTGAAGACTTCGCCGAACTTCTCGGCCCCGTAACGCCGTTCGAGGGCGACGGCGGCGGATACCTCCCGTTCGAGCATCCCGTACGCCCGCGGGTCGCCCTGCGCGGAGAGCGGCAGCCGGAACTGGAGGGCCTGCCAGCCGGTGCTCAGGGTGACCTGCCGGGCGAGGACGCCGGGCCGGCCGGGGAGCCTGCGGTCCTCGCCGTAGCGGACGGAGAACCGGATCGGCTCCTCCAGATGCGTACGGAACTCCAGCTCCTCCTGCGGGCCGGGGCGTTGTGGCGCTTCCGCCTCGGTCATGATGCTCCCGCCCCTTCTTCCCTGACGATGCGGACCACGTCGCCGCGCAGCGGCACGAGACGCAGGATGCCCGCGTGGCGTCCCCCGCGTGTCCACACCACGTCCTCGACCGTGCCCCGCCAGATGTCGTCGCCGGTGGCGCCGCGGCGCATCGCCTCGGGCACGAACCGGACCTGGCGGCTGGCGGAGGGGTCGTGGGACAACAGCCGCAGATGCTCGGGGCCGCACAGCGGCACCGTACGGTCGGGGTCGTCGTCGGCCGCGAGCAGCCGGGCGACCGCGTCCGGCGCCACCCCGGTGAGCCGGGCCGCGTCGGGGCGTTCGCCCCGGTCCACGGAGCCGGGCGGCGGGGACGCGGCAACGTCGCGCTCCAGCCGGACCCGGGTCTCGTGGAGCAGCTCCGTCAGCCGGTCGTCGAGCGGCAGCCGGCCGGCGTTCCCGGGGTCGCGTTCGATCCCGGCCCAGCAGCTGTCGAGGATGCGGACGGTGCCGTCGACGAGGTCGGCGACGAGGGTGTCCACGAGAGCGGGTCCCCCGTCGCCGTAGCGGCGCTCCAACCAGGGCGGCGCGGCACCCGCGGCCCGCGGCGGAGGGGGAGGCGCCGCGGCCGGGGTGGGAGCGGGGCCGGGGAAGGCGGTGTGGCCGGGTCCCGGCGGCGGCTCGTCCGGTACGTCGGACCAGGCGTCGTCCCCCGCGCTGTCCGCCCAGTCCTGCCAGCTCCACGCCGCGGTCGCCCCGGTCACCGGGGCGTCGGCGCGCTCCTCCTTCACCCCGTTGCCCTCGACCCCGTACGCGTCCCCGGACTCGTACTCGTACGCGTCCGCGGTGGCCGCCAGTCCACGCAGCAGCCGGGCGACGGCGGACGCGCCGTCCGAGCAGTGGTGGCGCACCTCGGCGAAGAGCCAGTCGTGCACCGCGGTCGTGACGACGAGGGTGTGGATCTGCCGGACCACACGGCCTGCGCTCTCCGGGTCCACCCGGGCCCACCAGTCGTCCACGGCCCGGGTCCAGTCCCGCAGGGCGAGCGCCACGACGGCGGCGACGGCCACCGTCAGGGCCACGGCCCCCGCCCACAGCGGGAGGCCGAGGGCCTGTCCCAGGCCCGCTCCCCCGGCGCCGCCGACGAGGCCGCCGAGGAGCCGGGGCGCGGCGCCGGTGCTGCCTCCGCCGTCGAGCCGTCCGTCCGGGGAGCGGTTGGGCCTGCGTCGCAGCATCAGATGGGCGAGGGCCGCGCTCAGGACGCCGACGGCGGGGCCGAGTGCCCAACCGGCGACGGGCCAGAGCCCCGCCACGAAGGCGAGGACGGCGGTGACCGCCAAGGCGACGGTCCGTGACCCACCGGCCGTGAACGGATGCTGCGCGGCGAGGCGGTTCCTCTCCTCCCGGCCGCAGATCTCGTCGAGGCGGGCCAGCCGGGCGGCGCTGCCCGCCGGAGCGGTGCGCGCCGACAGGGCGGCGAGGCGGGCGGCGACGGAGCGCAGCGGAAGGCCGCGCCCGATCAGATCGTGGGTGTGGTCGCGCAGCGCGGGGACGATCCCCGCGCGCGAGATCTCCCGTGGCATCTCGGGCAGTTCGATGCCCCTGTCGCGCAGCTGCCCTCGGTGCTCGGCGGTGAGCCGTGTGCCGCCCGCCGCGGCGAACGCGTCGGCGACGGCGGTACGGAGGCGGGCCAGGGCGCCCGCCACCCGCTCGATGTCAGCGGGAAGGTCGAGCGTCCGGCCGGACCCGCTGAGCAGACCGGCCGGGCCCCGCACCCAGGTGTATCCCTCGACGGCGTCGTCCAGGGCCTCCTCACAGGTACGCAGCAGGATTCCGGCCCTTCCCTGGGCGGGAATCCAGTCGTGACCGGAGAGGGAGCGAGGCACGGACTCGTCCAGGAGCACGGCGAGTTCGGCGGGGACGGCCTCGGTGGGCGCGAGGGCCGGGACGTCGGGTCCGGCCAGGCCCTCGACGGCCTGCCGCCAGGAACGCGCACGGGCCTCGTCGGTGAGGTCGTGCTCCAGGACGCGCGCGGAGGGGACGGCCACGCCGCGTACGACGTCCGCGAGCGCGCGGAGCACGGCGTCGAACACCTCAGGGGTGGCCAGCACGTCGACGAGCGGGCGCAGCGCGGCGTCGTCGGAGTCGTCGAGCAGCCACAGCACTCCCGCGCCCGGCGGCCGCAGCGTCAGCGAGCGGCTCAGGCTCCGCTGCCCGGGGGCGCCGACGGCCAGGCAGACGACCCGTGCGGGGCCGTAGGACGACAGGCGCTCGTGCAGGAGTTGATGGGCGACGAGTCGGTCGGCGTCGTCGAGGACGAGGAAGCGCCGTTCGCCGCGGGGCTGCGGGGCGTCCAGGGCGGCGCGCACCGCGCCGTCGGGGTCGTGCACTCCGGCTCTCAGGTCGAGGCACACGGCATGGCCGGGCACCGGATGAACCGGGGTAGCGCGGGGGCTCACTCCTCCTCACCGTCCAGGTCCCAGGGGTAGCGGGTGTTCTCGGGCGCCTCGACGGGGTCGGGGGCCGGCCGCGTCGTGGGCTTGGGCTCATGCGCGGGCCCGGGATCGTGGGACGAGCGGCGCTCGGACTCGTACGACGAACGGGGCTCGGACTCGTACCCGGCGCGCGGCTCGGACTCGTACGACGAACGCGGCTCGGACTCGTACCCGGCGCGCGACCCGGACTCGTACGACGAACGCGGCTCGCGCTCGTACCGGGCGCGGGGCTCGGACTCGTACCCGGCGCGCGGCTCGGACTCGTACGACGAGCGGGGCTCGGACTCGTACCCGGCGCGCGACCCGGACTCGTACGACGAACGCGGCTCGCGCTCGTACCCGGCACGGGGCTCGGGCACCCTCGGGGGCTCCGCGGTCGGGCCGCTCGGGGCGTGGCGTTCGAAGAGGGCGCGCAGGTTGGGGCGGGTGGCCAGGCCCGCCCCGGAGAAGCGCATGTCCAGGGCGCCGGGGAAGGTCACCTCCCAGAAGTGGCGCAGCGGCGCGAGCCACTCCGTGTACTCCTCGCCGTACTCGGCGGCCAACTCCTCGATCAGGACGAGCTGGCGCGGCGCGACCTTCTCGACGAAGTGGACGAAGAGCGGCGAGGGGCCCGCCGGCGTGGTCGCGAGGCCCTTCGGCAGGGCGCGCATCAGCCGTTCGCAGAACTCCTCGATGATCCGGCCCTCGTCGAGCAGCGCCCAGCGTTCGTAGGCGCGCAGCATGCCCGCCCAGCTGGAGAGCGCCCCGTCGAAGCCCTCCAGGCGCAGCGACATGGTCGCCGACTCGCCCTCCTGGAGCCGGATCCGGACCAGTTCCGGCGACTCCGCGGGACCCTCGATCCTGATGTGTCCGTTCCACATCGCGTTCAGCAGCCGGTGCAGGATCCGCTGCCGGTCCTCCTCGGTGGAGACCAGCCAGTCGTCCTGGTAGCCGAGCCGCTGCCGCCAGTGCAGGAAGTCGTCCTCGCCCGCCGAGTCCCGTGCGTCGGCCCAGAGTTTGAGGACGCCGCGGACCTCGGAGATGTCGGTGAGGTTCATCCCGCTGCGGAACAGGACCACGGTGAGGGAGTCGGTGTCCACGGCCCGGTACTCCTGCGTCGCCCCCGCCGGCAGGTTCAGCTCCGCGCCGAGGTACTCGGCCGCGCGGGCGTCGGACTCGCTCGCCGGATGCACGATGAGGATCTTCAGAGGACCGCTGCCGTCCGGGCTGAAGCCCAGCGGGAGCAGCCCGGCGATACCGGAGCGGAACTGCTCCAGCCAGCGGCCGTCGATCTTCGACTCGGCGGCTTCGTCCCCGGACGCGGCCCGCAGCAGCAGCTCCATCGAGGGCAGCAGCGGGCGGGTGTAACGGTCCTCGTTGGCCTCGCCGAAGAGCCGCTTGACGCGCTGCTCGACGACCTGCTTGATCACCTTGACCGGGGCGCCGGGCGAGTGGCGGACGGCGTCCAGGGCCGAGCGCCAGTCCTCGGGCCGGACCAGCCGGCCCAGGAGGGTCGCGGGGTCGACGTTCTCGGGCAGCCGCTCGCTCTGCGCGAGCCGGTCGAGGACGTCGTCGTAGAAGGCACGCAGGCTGTTCTGCGGCGGCAGCAGATACGTGATGCCGGTGCGGTCGTCGCGGTACAGCTCGCGCCTGCGGTCGGCGAAGAGCCGCCCCTCGTCCTGCTCGTGGGCGCGGAGCGCCTTGGTCAGCTCGCCGAGGTCGTGGACGATCCGGTGAAGCGCGTCGCGCCACTGCGGCTCGCCCGCCTCCCAGCCGCTGTGCCAGAGCTTCCGCGCCCGCCACTGGTACCAGTCCTGCTGTTCGGCGAGCACGTCCTGCACGTCGGGATCGGTCCACCGCGCCGGTACGAGGCCGGCGGCGCTGCGCCTGATGTGCGGGATCACGGGGGACGCTGTCTGGACGTGCGAGGGCCGTTCGGGGATGTTCCGCCGGTTGTCGAGCATTCCGGTGAACCCTTCCCTGGCGACCCGGTCCGGGTGGCCGGGGAGCCCGTTCAGGACGGCCTCCAGCTGGAAGGGCCCGATCTTGTCGAGCAGTTCACGGGCTCCGGTGCTCGGTTTGAACTCCTCGGTGAGGCGGGGGACTTCACGGTCGAGCTGCCCTTCCAGGCGGGCGAGCGAGTCCTCCATGTCGCCGAGCCGGTCACGCAGCGCCTTGGTGATCGCCCGGTTCCCCCGCGGGAGTTCCTCGGGATCGGGCACGTCCGGGGCCTCGCGGGTCCACAGTCGGCCGATGCCGGAGCGGTTGAAGAGATCCCGTACGAGTTCGGGGGACTCGGTGGAGGGCCGGCGGGCCTTCTCGGTCATGCCGCGGACGGCCTGGGCGAGGAGGCGGGCGGCGACGATCTCGGCGAGGTCGTCGACCGGCACGGTGAGGGAGGCGGCGAGACTGCTGGACATGCCGCGGTAGCCGATGCCGGTACGGGCGGGGGTGGAGCGCTCCACGGCCTTGTTGACGAAGCTGGCGGCGAAGGACTGGTAGTCGTCGTCGCTGCCGTGGTTGCCCGATCCGGTGTCCTCGCCGAGTTCGGTGCCGATGAGGGACATCACCATGGCGGTGATGGAGCGGCGCAGGTCCTCGGGCCGGATCACCGAGGGCTTGGAGAAGAGGAAGGCGGTCTGCACGGTCGAGGGGCGCAGCGCGACGACGCCCTCGCCCGGGTAGTGGACGCTGATCCGGCTGCGCTGTCCGATGTCGCCGACCTCGTCGAGGGCGTCCGGCACGTTCTGGTCGTCGACGAGCCGTGAGAGGTCCACCAGGGCGCGGGCCGCGTTCAGTTCGGCCTCCCGGCCCCCGCCCGCCTCGGGCGGGAACGCGGAGGGCATGACGACCAGCGGATAGATCTTCACTCCGCGCACCTTGGCGTGGCGGAACTCGTGCCCGATGAGGTGGAGGAAGTCGTAGAAGATGCCGGCTCCGGTGCCGCCGGCCACCGAGAAGGCGACGAAGACGTCGCAGCCGCGGATCCGGCCGCCGCCGACCCGCTGGAGGTCCCCGGCCGCGGTGCCGATGGCGCTGATCGCCTCGCGCAGCTGGCGCAGGACCGGTTCGAGGCCGGAGCGCATCG contains:
- a CDS encoding tubulin-like doman-containing protein, which codes for MKIYQPMLFVGLGGTGARIGSELERSLRRELCGPDGTDLVDGGKRLPFQLPECLQFVYADFSEGDLRQQPQFRARGAESQAYTRTSRVIRDLLPAEFDSSPEVTRMLRIALHEETRSWLPPQARQPRVAPLHDGAGQLPTVGRAALFATMRSGLEPVLRQLREAISAIGTAAGDLQRVGGGRIRGCDVFVAFSVAGGTGAGIFYDFLHLIGHEFRHAKVRGVKIYPLVVMPSAFPPEAGGGREAELNAARALVDLSRLVDDQNVPDALDEVGDIGQRSRISVHYPGEGVVALRPSTVQTAFLFSKPSVIRPEDLRRSITAMVMSLIGTELGEDTGSGNHGSDDDYQSFAASFVNKAVERSTPARTGIGYRGMSSSLAASLTVPVDDLAEIVAARLLAQAVRGMTEKARRPSTESPELVRDLFNRSGIGRLWTREAPDVPDPEELPRGNRAITKALRDRLGDMEDSLARLEGQLDREVPRLTEEFKPSTGARELLDKIGPFQLEAVLNGLPGHPDRVAREGFTGMLDNRRNIPERPSHVQTASPVIPHIRRSAAGLVPARWTDPDVQDVLAEQQDWYQWRARKLWHSGWEAGEPQWRDALHRIVHDLGELTKALRAHEQDEGRLFADRRRELYRDDRTGITYLLPPQNSLRAFYDDVLDRLAQSERLPENVDPATLLGRLVRPEDWRSALDAVRHSPGAPVKVIKQVVEQRVKRLFGEANEDRYTRPLLPSMELLLRAASGDEAAESKIDGRWLEQFRSGIAGLLPLGFSPDGSGPLKILIVHPASESDARAAEYLGAELNLPAGATQEYRAVDTDSLTVVLFRSGMNLTDISEVRGVLKLWADARDSAGEDDFLHWRQRLGYQDDWLVSTEEDRQRILHRLLNAMWNGHIRIEGPAESPELVRIRLQEGESATMSLRLEGFDGALSSWAGMLRAYERWALLDEGRIIEEFCERLMRALPKGLATTPAGPSPLFVHFVEKVAPRQLVLIEELAAEYGEEYTEWLAPLRHFWEVTFPGALDMRFSGAGLATRPNLRALFERHAPSGPTAEPPRVPEPRAGYEREPRSSYESGSRAGYESEPRSSYESEPRAGYESEPRARYEREPRSSYESGSRAGYESEPRSSYESEPRAGYESEPRSSYESERRSSHDPGPAHEPKPTTRPAPDPVEAPENTRYPWDLDGEEE